A single window of Salvia splendens isolate huo1 chromosome 8, SspV2, whole genome shotgun sequence DNA harbors:
- the LOC121744972 gene encoding uncharacterized protein LOC121744972, whose product MLKVFNKKLRRLCSRLGWPRRRTRRSRPKIIVKKLGKSTSRPAPDSAVIHPTSEFGAAKPIRFVTFNAALFSMAPAVTTPDQYPAQTNSLASKSFKDRPRSILKQSPLHPAAADDAPSRQQRFARSRLRVSINLPDNEISLKRSGQLSFDKFEELAGDSRGKAASGGGSRGRAVAEVLKELNADVVALQDVKAEEEKSMSPLSDLAEALGMKYVFAESWAPEFGNAILSRWPIKRWKAHRIFDDTDFRNVLKATIDVPQVGEINVFCTLLDHLDESWRMKQMNAIIQSTSVPHILAGGLNSLDETDYSQDRWTDIVKYYEEMGKPTPKVEVMKHLKSREYTDAKDYAGECESVVMIAKGQSVQGTCKYGTRVDYILSSVDAPYKFVPGSYSVVSSKGTSDHHIVKVDVIKVGSSGAEQKARLQQRRPTLKFTHSSSPSKAVWKMHS is encoded by the exons ATGCTCAAGGTATTCAACAAGAAGCTCCGCCGCCTCTGCTCCCGACTGGGCTGGCCCCGCCGCCGCACTCGCCGCTCCCGCCCCAAGATCATCGTGAAGAAGCTCGGCAAATCCACCTCCAGACCTGCCCCCGATTCCGCCGTCATCCACCCCACCTCCGAATTCGGCGCCGCCAAGCCGATTAGGTTCGTCACATTCAATGCTGCCCTCTTCTCCATGGCACCAGCTGTCACCACACCGGATCAATATCCCGCCCAAACAAACTCCCTCGCCTCAAAATCATTCAAAGATCGGCCGAGGAGCATCCTCAAGCAGTCTCCCCTGCATCCCGCCGCCGCCGATGACGCGCCGTCGCGGCAGCAGAGGTTTGCGAGGTCGAGGCTGAGGGTCTCGATAAACCTCCCGGATAATGAAATATCGCTGAAGAGGAGCGGGCAGCTGAGCTTCGACAAGTTTGAGGAGCTGGCCGGAGATAGCAGGGGGAAGGCGGCGAGCGGCGGAGGAAGCAGGGGAAGGGCGGTGGCGGAGGTGCTGAAGGAGCTGAATGCGGATGTGGTGGCGCTGCAGGATGTGAaggcggaggaggagaagagCATGAGCCCGCTCTCCGATTTAGCTGAGGCTCTGGGGATGAAGTATGTCTTTGCTGAGAGCTGGGCGCCTGAGTTCGGCAACGCCATCCTCTCCCGCTGGCCGATCAAGCGCTGGAAGGCTCACCGGATCTTCGATGACACCGATTtcag GAATGTACTGAAAGCCACAATTGATGTGCCACAAGTAGGTGAGATCAACGTGTTCTGCACACTCCTCGACCACCTAGACGAGAGCTGGAGGATGAAGCAAATGAACGCCATCATCCAGTCGACCAGCGTGCCACACATTCTAGCCGGAGGCCTAAACTCCCTAGACGAAACGGACTACTCCCAAGATAGATGGACAGATATTGTCAAG TACTATGAAGAAATGGGGAAACCAACGCCCAAAGTCGAGGTGATGAAGCATCTAAAGAGTCGAGAATACACGGATGCTAAGGATTATGCAGGGGAGTGTGAGTCTGTTGTGATGATAGCCAAAGGGCAGA GTGTGCAAGGAACGTGTAAGTATGGTACGCGAGTGGACTACATATTATCATCAGTAGACGCGCCTTACAAGTTCGTCCCTGGATCATACTCGGTGGTCTCATCAAAAGGGACTTCTGATCACCACATTGTGAAAGTTGATGTGATCAAAGTAGGCAGCAGCGGTGCTGAGCAGAAGGCACGGCTGCAGCAGAGGAGGCCGACTCTCAAGTTTACACATTCTTCGTCTCCATCAAAGGCTGTGTGGAAGATGCATTCATGA